A section of the Subtercola frigoramans genome encodes:
- a CDS encoding 3-oxoacid CoA-transferase subunit A: MSKVTCDIREAVAGIGDGATVMISGFGRAGQPVELIDALVAHGAGELTIVSNNAGSGDTGIAALLAAGRVRKVVCSFPRQSDSWVFDRLYCAGKIELELVPQGNLAERIRAAGAGIGAFFTPTGVGTALAVGKEHRTIDGREHVLEFSIHADAALISALHGDRHGNLVYRKTGRNFGPIMATAATTTIAQVDSCLDLGDLDPEAVVTPGIYVDHVVPVGERAWLAAGVFVGGSDATGRPLDDSVRR; this comes from the coding sequence ATCTCGAAAGTGACCTGCGACATCCGAGAGGCTGTCGCAGGAATTGGCGATGGCGCGACAGTGATGATCAGCGGCTTCGGCCGTGCGGGCCAACCGGTCGAACTCATCGATGCCCTTGTCGCGCATGGGGCCGGCGAGCTCACCATCGTCAGTAACAATGCGGGGAGCGGCGACACGGGGATCGCCGCTCTTCTCGCTGCCGGGAGGGTGCGCAAGGTGGTCTGTTCGTTTCCGCGCCAGAGCGACTCGTGGGTCTTCGACAGGCTCTACTGCGCGGGGAAAATCGAGCTCGAGCTCGTTCCGCAAGGCAACCTGGCCGAGAGAATTCGCGCCGCCGGCGCTGGGATCGGCGCCTTCTTCACTCCCACAGGTGTGGGCACGGCTCTGGCGGTGGGCAAAGAGCACCGCACCATCGACGGCCGCGAACATGTTCTCGAGTTCTCCATCCATGCCGACGCAGCGCTCATCAGCGCCTTGCACGGCGACCGGCACGGCAATCTGGTCTACCGCAAGACTGGCCGCAACTTCGGGCCGATCATGGCCACCGCCGCGACGACGACGATCGCCCAGGTCGACTCCTGCCTCGATCTGGGCGATCTCGATCCTGAGGCCGTGGTGACACCGGGAATCTATGTCGATCACGTCGTACCGGTGGGCGAACGCGCATGGTTGGCTGCCGGAGTATTTGTTGGCGGCAGCGACGCCACCGGTCGCCCGCTCGACGATTCGGTCCGGCGATGA